In Planctomycetia bacterium, one DNA window encodes the following:
- the nadA gene encoding quinolinate synthase NadA gives MLYQPPLPPRYAAYSQDELRRRIAERKAEFGRRIVILGHHYQQDDVIEFADFTGDSFKLSQLAAAQKDAEFVIFCGVHFMAESADILTDERVKVILPDLSAGCSMADMAGIEQVEEAWDWLTGVADATIIPITYVNSSAAVKGFVGGHGGACCTSSNARAVLEWALAGSTPSAPNVNRKVIFLPDQHLGRNTAYDMGWPLESMVVYDPKQAQGGLTAEQVRAATFLLWKGHCSVHQLFTAKQVEDIRAADPAYNVIVHPECDWSVVQKADMAGSTEFILKTIDAAPAGSKWAVGTEVHLVHRLAKRYEGVKTVRLLAGIQCLCTTMYRIDLKHLLFALDELAVGRVTNQIRVDSETRTLARLALDRMLSLVGTGNAKAAATVD, from the coding sequence ATGCTCTACCAGCCACCACTGCCGCCGCGATACGCCGCTTATTCGCAGGACGAACTGCGACGTCGCATTGCCGAACGCAAGGCGGAATTTGGGCGTCGGATCGTGATTCTCGGGCATCATTATCAACAAGATGATGTGATTGAGTTCGCCGACTTCACTGGCGACAGTTTCAAGCTTTCGCAACTGGCTGCCGCGCAGAAGGATGCGGAGTTTGTCATCTTCTGCGGCGTGCATTTCATGGCCGAATCGGCTGACATCCTGACTGACGAGCGGGTGAAGGTGATCCTGCCCGATCTGTCTGCCGGATGCAGCATGGCGGACATGGCAGGTATTGAACAGGTCGAGGAGGCGTGGGATTGGCTTACCGGCGTGGCTGACGCCACGATCATCCCCATCACATATGTCAATTCTTCGGCCGCCGTGAAGGGTTTCGTCGGCGGCCACGGGGGGGCCTGCTGCACGAGTTCGAACGCGCGGGCCGTGCTCGAATGGGCGTTGGCGGGATCGACGCCGTCTGCACCGAACGTGAATCGAAAAGTGATTTTCCTGCCGGATCAGCATCTGGGTCGGAACACAGCCTATGACATGGGCTGGCCGCTCGAGAGCATGGTGGTGTATGACCCGAAGCAGGCGCAGGGGGGGCTGACGGCCGAGCAGGTTCGCGCGGCGACGTTCCTTCTATGGAAGGGCCATTGCAGCGTGCATCAGTTGTTCACGGCGAAACAGGTGGAGGATATCCGCGCTGCGGATCCTGCATACAACGTGATCGTGCATCCGGAGTGCGATTGGTCGGTGGTGCAGAAGGCCGACATGGCGGGCAGCACAGAGTTCATTCTGAAGACGATCGACGCCGCGCCGGCCGGCAGCAAGTGGGCCGTGGGGACGGAGGTGCATCTGGTGCATCGACTGGCGAAGCGCTATGAAGGCGTGAAGACGGTGCGACTGCTGGCGGGAATTCAATGCCTGTGTACGACGATGTATCGGATTGACTTGAAGCATTTGTTGTTCGCGCTGGATGAGCTGGCGGTTGGGCGGGTGACGAATCAGATCCGCGTTGATTCGGAGACCCGCACGCTGGCGCGGCTGGCGCTGGATCGGATGCTGTCGCTGGTGGGCACGGGCAACGCGAAGGCAGCGGCAACGGTGGATTAG
- a CDS encoding HD-GYP domain-containing protein yields MALVSAVEAKDPYTRHHSLNVSSYAEALAVAIGLSDKDRELVKIAAMLHDVGKIGLPDSILTKPGPLTDVEYSLMKEHAAIGAAILKPVSFLNRVRPLVLHHHEWYNGRGYPAGLRGLEIPLGARILHVADAIDAMASPRTYKAAFPVERTIAQLLDGRGEQFDPDIADHAVRWLQANSQRPQREATALLRRIARRAGSA; encoded by the coding sequence CCAAAGATCCCTATACGCGCCATCACTCGCTGAACGTCTCAAGTTATGCCGAGGCGCTGGCCGTGGCGATCGGCCTCTCCGACAAGGACCGCGAACTCGTCAAGATCGCCGCCATGCTTCATGATGTTGGCAAAATCGGTCTGCCCGACTCCATCCTCACCAAGCCCGGCCCGCTCACCGATGTCGAGTACAGCCTCATGAAAGAGCATGCCGCCATCGGCGCTGCCATCCTCAAACCGGTCAGCTTCCTGAACCGCGTCCGGCCGCTCGTCCTGCATCACCACGAGTGGTACAACGGTCGCGGGTATCCCGCCGGGCTTCGCGGTCTTGAGATTCCTTTGGGCGCACGCATCCTCCACGTCGCCGACGCCATCGACGCCATGGCTTCACCGCGCACCTACAAGGCCGCCTTCCCCGTCGAACGCACCATCGCCCAACTCCTCGACGGCCGCGGCGAGCAGTTCGACCCCGACATCGCCGATCACGCCGTCCGCTGGCTACAGGCCAACTCCCAGCGGCCCCAGCGCGAAGCCACCGCCCTCCTGCGCCGGATCGCCCGCCGCGCCGGATCGGCCTGA